The genomic segment TGTCCAGTTTTTGCGTACGTGGTTCGCTGCTTCCGCCCGATGAAGGGAAGCCGGTCACCAACCGGGGCCCCCGAGTCGAGCGGATGGGACGTCCTCTGAAAGGCCGCCTCACGGCGCCGCTGCTCGAAAACGGTCATCGGCCCGGGGCATCACGGGGCCGGCATTTTCAGAAGGAGAGTTCAGCATGGCGCAAGGAACCGTGAAGTGGTTCAACGCAGACAAGGGCTTCGGCTTTATCACCGTCGACGGCGGGGGTGCTGACGTGTTCGTCCACTTCTCGGCCATCCAGACGAGCGGCTACCGCAGTCTGGAAGAGAACCAGCGGGTCGAGTTCGAGATCGCCCAGGGCCAGAAGGGCCCGCAGGCGGAGCAGGTTCGCCCGCTCTGAGAACCCCACGCCGGTCGCGAGACCGGCCGCCGATCGCCTGGCGGAGATCGGCTCTAGCGCAGAAACCCCCGCATCCTCACCCGAGGATGCGGGGGTTTCGTCATTGGCCCAGGTCTCTTTCGGCTCGCTTCGCGCGCGATCTCGTACGCTCACCGAGAATGATCAAAATCAGTCCGCCGATGGCCACGACCGGACCGATCACCGACCAGATCCCGACCCCGCTCATCCGGCTGTCGTCAAGAACGTCGAAACCCTGCAGTGTCCACAGAGCACCGATGACGACGGCCAGCACGCCGAGCGCCATGGGCAGCCAGCCGTGCAGCTTTTTGAACGGCGGTGCCGGTTCGTTCACCATTTGTCATGCACCTGCGGGCGAATGAGCTCGTCGTAGATCTCGCGGACCCCGGCCTTCGCCTCGTCGCTCAGCGGCGCGAGCCCGGCCACGGCGGCGTTGCCCCGGGCCTGCTCCGGGTTGCGGGCGCCCGGGATGACGACCGTGAGGCCGGCCTGGTCGAGCACCCAGCGCAGCGCGAACTGGGCCATGGTGAGGCCCTCGGGCACCAGCGGGCGCAGCCGCCGTACGGCCTCGAGCCCGGTCGCGAAGTCGACCCCGGAGAACGTCTCGCCGACGTCGAACGCCTCACCGTGCCGGTTGTAGTTGCGGTGGTCGTCACTGGAGAACGTGGTGTGCTCGTCGTAGCGGCCGGAGAGCAGCCCACTGGCCAGCGGCACGCGGGCGATGATGCCCACCCCCGCCTCGGCCGCGGCCGGCAGCACCCGCTCGAGCGGCTTGAGCCGGAACGCGTTGAGGATGATCTGCACGCTGGCGGTGCCGGGGCGGGCGATGGCGGCCAGCGCCTCCTCCACCTTCTCGACGCTCACACCGTACGAGCGGATGCGTTTCTCCTGGACGAGCGTGTCGAGCGCGTCGTAGACAGCGTCGGACGAGAAGACCGGGGTCGGCGGGCAGTGCAGCTGCACCAGGTCGAGCGTGTCGACGCCCAGATTGGCCCGGGACCGGTCGGTCCACGCGCGGAAGTTGTCGAGGGTGTAGTTGCCGGGCTCCTGCGCCACCCGGCGGCCCATCTTGGTGGCCACGGTCAACTCCGGGCGGCCCTTGATGAAGGAGCCGATGATCTGCTCGCTGCGGCCGTCGCCGTAGACGTCGGCGGTGTCGATGAACGTGACCCCGCCGTCCACGGCCGCCTGCAGGGTCGCGTGGGCGTCGGCCTCGCTCACGTCGCCCCAGTCGGCCCCGAGTTGCCAGGCGCCCAGGCCCACGACGCCGACCGAGCGGCCCATCCTGCCGAATTCGCGTTTCTCCACGGTTCGAGACCCTACTCTTCCGGTGTTATCGTGCTCGCAAAACGTACGTACGGTTTGGGAGGACGATCATGTGGGATCCGGCCGTCTACCGTCGCTTCGGCTCCGAGCGCTCGCGCCCGTTCTTCGACCTGGCCGCCCGGGTCGGCGCCGAACGGCCCCGAGCCGTCACCGATCTCGGCTGTGGCCCCGGCGAGCTCACCCTGACGCTGGCCGAGCGGTGGCCCGGCGCCCGCCTGACCGGGGTCGACTCCTCGCCCGAGATGATCGAGAAGGCGCTGGCGCACGGGGGCCCGGCCGAGTTCCGGGTCGGTGACGTGCGCGAGTGGCGGCCCGGACCCGACGTCGACGTGCTGATCACCAACGCCACCCTGCAGTGGGTGCCCGAGCATCGCGACCTGCTCGTCCGCTGGGCCCGCGAGCTGGCCCCCGGCGCCTGGCTGGCCATGCAGGTGCCGGGCAACTTCGGTGCGCCCTCGCACGTGCTGCTGCGCGAGGTCGGGCAGCGCTACGGCCTGAGCGAGGTGCTGCGGGAGGCCCCCGTCGACGAACCGGCCGGATACGCCGCGCTGCTCACCGGGGCCGGCGCCGAGGTGGACGCGTGGGAGACCACCTACCTGCACCTGCTGCCGGTCGCCGGTGAGCATCCCGTGCTGCGCTGGATGGAGGGCACGGCGTTGCGGCCCGTCAAGGCCGCCCTGGACGACAATGCATGGCAGTCCTTCCGGGCCGACCTGGCCCGGAAGCTGTCCGGCGCCTATCCGGCGACCGGCCCGTACGTCGCGTTCCCGTTCCGCCGCATCTTCGTGGTGGCCCGGACCGAACGCTCGTGAGAAAGGACTCGAGGTGACCGAGCTGACCTCGTTCATCGCCGGCCTGCCCAAGGCCGAGCTGCACGTGCACCACGTGGGCTCGGCCTCACCGCGCATCGTGGCCGAACTGGCCGCCCGGCACGAGGGCGCCTCGCCGGTGCCGGCCGACCCGGCCGCGCTGGCCGACTACTTCGCGTTCCGCGACTTCGCCCACTTCATCGACGTCTACCTGACCGTGGTCGACCTGATCCGCGACGACGAGGACGTGCGCGTGCTGACCTTCGAGGTGGGCCGCGAGCTGGCCCGCCAGCAGGTCCGGTACGCCGAACTGACCGTCACGCCGTATTCCAGCGTCAAGCGGGGCATCCCGGCCAAGGCCTTCTGCGAGGCCATTGAGGACGCACGACGGGGAGCCGCGGCCGAGTTCGGCATCGACCTGCGCTGGTGCTTCGACATTCCGGGCGAGGCCGGTCTGCCCGCGGCCGAGGAGACCCTGCGGATCGCGCTCGAGGAGCGGCCCGAGGGTCTGATCAGTTTCGGGCTGGGCGGCCCCGAGATCGGCGTGCCCCGGCCGCAGTTCAAGCCGTACTTCGACCAGGCCCGCGCGGCCGGGCTGCGCAGCGTGCCGCACGCCGGCGAGACCACCGGGCCGCAGACCGTGTGGGACGCCGTACGGGAACTCGGCGCGGAACGCATCGGGCACGGCATCGCCGCGGCGCAGGACCCCGAGCTGATGGCCTATCTGGCCGAGCACCGGATCCCGCTCGAGGTCTGCCCCACCTCGAACGTGCGCACCCGTGCGGTCGCCGCGATCGAGGAGCACCCGCTGGCCGCGCTGGTCGGCGCGGGCGTGCCGATCAGCATCAACTCCGACGACCCGCCCATGTTCGGCACCACGCTGGAGGCGGAGTACGCGGTGGCCGCGCGGCTGCTCAGCCTCGACGAACAGGGGGTCGCCGGGCTGGCCAAGGCGGCCGTCGAGCAGAGCTTCCTCGACCCGTCGGGTAAGGCCGCCCTGCTCGCCGAGATCGACGCCTACTCGGGCCGGAGCGCGTAAAGGGGTTCCTGCCAGATCGCCAGCACGACGACGATGCCGATCGTCAGCACCGCGATCCAGCGCACCAGCCGCCGCTTGGTGAACCTGGCCGGGCCCTCCTCGGGCTCGGTCATCGGGCGTTCCAGGGTGTCGCGCACAGCTTGCCTCCCGCCTAGTCGGGTACCGCTGTCCAGCTCTGATAGCGCTGGTCGTTGCCGGCCTGCAGCACGAGCACCCGGTGGGCGCCGTACCGCTGGTCGCCGACGCCGGCCACGAGGCCGCCGTCCGTGGTGCGCAGCGTGAACCCGTAGGGCGAGGCCTGCAGGGTCCACTTCGCCGCGCTGGTGTCGCAATCGGTCTGGACGAGCGGTGCGCCCGCGACCGGCTCGCGGCCGAGCGGGCCGACACATTTGCCGGAGGCCCGCGAGACCATCGAGTACGTCTTGTTGCCGGCCGGCACGAGCTGCCACTGCTGCTGGGCGTCGTCGTCGGCGTTGCTCAAAGTGATCGGCGTGCCGGTCGTCCCGCGGGCGGCGTACAGGTTGGCCGCGCCGCCGGTCAGGGCGTTGGTCAGCGTGAACCACGAATTCTCGGCGGGCCGGGCCGCGGGCGCCGTCTCGGCCGTGGCCCGCGCGGTGTACTTCGGGCCGGACTTGACGGTCACCTGATACTTCGCATCGGGCTTGAGGCCGATCAGCCGGGCCCGGGTGGCCTTGGTCGTCGCCACCGGCTCGTTGTCGACCAGCACCTGATAGGTCGCCGTGGCCGACGCCGCGCTCCAGTTGAGCCGCACCGAGCCGCTGGTCGCGTCGCGCACCTCGACGACCGCCTGCACCGGCTCGGCCTGCACGCCGGCGGCGGGCTCGGCCGGGGGCGCGGTGGTCGCCGCGACCGGCACCGACGGCACGCCGGCCTCGTCACCGGGCGTCTCGACCGGATCGGCGGGCTCGGAGGCCGGCGCCGACTCGCTCGGCGGCACACCAGGCGAGGGCGGGGCGTCGCCGCCGCCATCGGCCTCACCCGGCTCGGTCGCCGTCGGGGTGGGCACGGCGGTCGGGGTGGGGGCGGCGGGCCGGCTGGGGGCGGCGCTGGGCGTCTCGACCGGCTGGGGCGCCCCGATCGCGTCGGGGATGTCGTCGCCGCCGTCGCTGCGCAGCAGGAACTCGCTGCGCGCGATGTTCCAGTTCTCGTCGAGGTAGCTGCCCGGCTTCGGGTTGGTGTTGAAGTAGTCGTCCTTGCCGCAGTCGAGCCGCATCTCGTTCTTCTTGGGGCAGGCCGTGCGCACCTGCCGGCCCGAACGGTCGGGGCCGCAGAGCAGGTCGTACTCGTCGAGGCAGCCGCCGGCGCCGCTCGAGTTGGGCGAGTCGATCAGCGTCGCGCCCAGCGTGTGGGTCAGCTCGTGGGCGGCCATGGCCGAGCTCCAGCAGCCCGAGTCGACCCGCCCGTACGACGGTCCGCCGTTGTTGCGGTTGCCCAGACCCGGCCGCCGGTCGGCGACGTAGGTCGCGATGCCGCAGTAGACCGTGGCGTCGGCGAAGATCAGGTATTTGCGGTCGGTGCGGTTGTAGCCCAGCTTGTCCAGCGCGGCGATGCTGCCGGCGAACGAGGCCAGCCCGCCGGTCGGCAACTGCACCTCGGACACGTCGACCCGGCACTGCGGAGTGGTCACGAAGCGCACGTGCCGGGAGCCGCCGGTCTCGGCCGCGCTCTCGTCGAAGATCTGGTCGACGCCGGCCGACCAGTTGCGGATCGAGCCCACGAACTCGCTGTAACGGCTCGGCGTGCCGTACTCGTGGAGGTAGAGCACCTGGACCCGCTTGCCGCTGCGTCCGTCGCCCTCGCAGGCCACGTCGTGCGCGCCCATGATGAAGTCGGCGTCGCCGGGGGCCGCGTCGGGCACCAGCGCCGGCGCGTCGGCGGTCAGCGCGCTGCCACCCTCGTCGCGGGCGATCTCGGCGTCGGTCGGCGTGGCCGCGGCGGATTCCCGTACGGGGTTCTTGGGCTCGGGGGCCTTCGCGGTCACCGGGCTGACGGCGGTGCGCACCTTGAGCCCGGCCGGCGCCTCGTCGGGGCCGTGCGTGCAGGTCTGCTTGTCCAGTTCGTACGACCCCGCGCAGAGCGACCCGGCCTTGGCCGGCTTGAGTCCCTCATAGACCAGGCCCTGATCGGGCTTGTCGGCCGGCAGGGCGGTGAGGGCGAAGTTGCGCGAGCCGTTGCTGCCGGCGACGTTGTCCACCACGCTCGGGCCGACGACCCCGCCGATGCCCAGCAGGGCCAGGCCCAGGGCCACCGGGACCAGCCGGTGGGGCCGCCGGGAAACGGCCCGGCGGTG from the Paractinoplanes abujensis genome contains:
- a CDS encoding adenosine deaminase; translation: MTELTSFIAGLPKAELHVHHVGSASPRIVAELAARHEGASPVPADPAALADYFAFRDFAHFIDVYLTVVDLIRDDEDVRVLTFEVGRELARQQVRYAELTVTPYSSVKRGIPAKAFCEAIEDARRGAAAEFGIDLRWCFDIPGEAGLPAAEETLRIALEERPEGLISFGLGGPEIGVPRPQFKPYFDQARAAGLRSVPHAGETTGPQTVWDAVRELGAERIGHGIAAAQDPELMAYLAEHRIPLEVCPTSNVRTRAVAAIEEHPLAALVGAGVPISINSDDPPMFGTTLEAEYAVAARLLSLDEQGVAGLAKAAVEQSFLDPSGKAALLAEIDAYSGRSA
- a CDS encoding trans-aconitate 2-methyltransferase, with protein sequence MWDPAVYRRFGSERSRPFFDLAARVGAERPRAVTDLGCGPGELTLTLAERWPGARLTGVDSSPEMIEKALAHGGPAEFRVGDVREWRPGPDVDVLITNATLQWVPEHRDLLVRWARELAPGAWLAMQVPGNFGAPSHVLLREVGQRYGLSEVLREAPVDEPAGYAALLTGAGAEVDAWETTYLHLLPVAGEHPVLRWMEGTALRPVKAALDDNAWQSFRADLARKLSGAYPATGPYVAFPFRRIFVVARTERS
- a CDS encoding aldo/keto reductase; the encoded protein is MEKREFGRMGRSVGVVGLGAWQLGADWGDVSEADAHATLQAAVDGGVTFIDTADVYGDGRSEQIIGSFIKGRPELTVATKMGRRVAQEPGNYTLDNFRAWTDRSRANLGVDTLDLVQLHCPPTPVFSSDAVYDALDTLVQEKRIRSYGVSVEKVEEALAAIARPGTASVQIILNAFRLKPLERVLPAAAEAGVGIIARVPLASGLLSGRYDEHTTFSSDDHRNYNRHGEAFDVGETFSGVDFATGLEAVRRLRPLVPEGLTMAQFALRWVLDQAGLTVVIPGARNPEQARGNAAVAGLAPLSDEAKAGVREIYDELIRPQVHDKW
- a CDS encoding cold-shock protein; this encodes MAQGTVKWFNADKGFGFITVDGGGADVFVHFSAIQTSGYRSLEENQRVEFEIAQGQKGPQAEQVRPL
- a CDS encoding RICIN domain-containing protein is translated as MTTSHRAPARLGVALSAHRPPAPRGHRRAVSRRPHRLVPVALGLALLGIGGVVGPSVVDNVAGSNGSRNFALTALPADKPDQGLVYEGLKPAKAGSLCAGSYELDKQTCTHGPDEAPAGLKVRTAVSPVTAKAPEPKNPVRESAAATPTDAEIARDEGGSALTADAPALVPDAAPGDADFIMGAHDVACEGDGRSGKRVQVLYLHEYGTPSRYSEFVGSIRNWSAGVDQIFDESAAETGGSRHVRFVTTPQCRVDVSEVQLPTGGLASFAGSIAALDKLGYNRTDRKYLIFADATVYCGIATYVADRRPGLGNRNNGGPSYGRVDSGCWSSAMAAHELTHTLGATLIDSPNSSGAGGCLDEYDLLCGPDRSGRQVRTACPKKNEMRLDCGKDDYFNTNPKPGSYLDENWNIARSEFLLRSDGGDDIPDAIGAPQPVETPSAAPSRPAAPTPTAVPTPTATEPGEADGGGDAPPSPGVPPSESAPASEPADPVETPGDEAGVPSVPVAATTAPPAEPAAGVQAEPVQAVVEVRDATSGSVRLNWSAASATATYQVLVDNEPVATTKATRARLIGLKPDAKYQVTVKSGPKYTARATAETAPAARPAENSWFTLTNALTGGAANLYAARGTTGTPITLSNADDDAQQQWQLVPAGNKTYSMVSRASGKCVGPLGREPVAGAPLVQTDCDTSAAKWTLQASPYGFTLRTTDGGLVAGVGDQRYGAHRVLVLQAGNDQRYQSWTAVPD